CAGTTCAACCACTCAATTAAAAGCAAGtttgtgaataaatatgaaaacagaTCAAAGTCAACATATACATGATCTTTGTGTTGAATTCAGAGGAAGGACGTGTAATACCACTTGTCAACAGCAGATGGAGACAATGTGATGCACATTCAACAATCATGAGGCTGACGTGAAGTGTGAATGAGTTGTTACTGTCTGAGATGATTCGTCTTTAAATGagttgttttcataaaaaaaaaatgcaaacatttacaatggcgatctttcttgttttcttatttaatttGTTGAAATTATTGTAAATTACTTAACAATTTCTGCATTTAAGGGATGTCCTAAGgtgttttttgatgttttttttaaacctatttatttatgttaattgttgtgatctcttttttttttctttttttttaaccaaaattaACTTATACATTTTGATGACAATTTAAATGTCCCTGTGGTTCTTCAATGTGACAGTTGAACATTAAATAGgagacaattttttattttattttatgtttattgttgtggtttatcaatccccactcacacacctgattcaaatagtcatCAGCAAGATGAAGCACTGCAAAAGCCTGATTATATagttatttgaatcaggtgtgtccTGAGCACCAGGAGAACgaccaagaaaaaaacaacaacagcaaacatttaaagagaataaaatgttcgatttaaagacaaaaaacgAGCTTGGTAGAATTTATTCTACAGGTCTGGACAGAAGatgattgttttaattcttttatgTTTCTTTATTGACTCTTGCAAAGAGGCAATAACAATCTGCGAGGGCATTAAAGGAGCAGTGACACAGctttttcatttctctcagCCGCAGAAAAGGCTTAAACTCAACTTTCACCCTCTGCGGTCAGCGAGATGAACCGCGTCTGAACTTCTCCCCACTTGTCTTATCAGCTTCTGTCGTAAAACGGAGgttatatcacacacacaaacacacatgcacacacagacagtgaacacaccactctctctctctctctctttctctgtgctgCTCAGTGCTCTGTGggcagctgcttttttccacagGGACTCTCCGTCCTCCACAGGTCAGTGATGAACTTTCTaatctttccttttctttgactcttatcagacacaaaaaggGTTAAAAAGTTGAGTAACCTATTTCACTGTATTTGGAGAAGAAGTGAGAAATAAAACGGACAAAGTCTCTGCAGTGGTTTGTGTCCGGCGCTCAGACGTAGAGGATGTCCAACGTCCAGCTGCAGATGGACTCCAGGCAGACTGGACATTCCaaacaaaaggtaccttcacacacacacacacacacacacacacacacacacacacactgtgagcgccccctgtgttGAGAACCAGCCTCTGACACGGAGGCTCGctttcagtgaaaacaggaTAAattgattttagccacttaaaaacAGACTCACCAACTAAAATCTATGTCAGATTAAAGTCTACAACATCTCCCAGATTAGTTTCACTGAATTATTTTGCTGTTTGACAAACTTTTCCAACCGGAGACTGacatttataaacactgactctcccacaccaaaccccattgagaaaaccagtgattttaacatcacaacacatgggagttgttgatccactgctgccttcatcagtaagttcaaatgtctcattttgtgaattcggcatttgaaatcctttgcacggatttacctcagtgacacaaactggccacacggggcagcagcggagcagcagctcctgcatcAGAGTgagcttaaatcgctgattttctctatggactttggtgtgggagaatgagtgtGTTAAAAAACTGTTTAATGAGAAAATTAAGACGCAGACATGAAGGTTCCCACCACAGGGGGCGCCAAAAGCACTGATTATATCGCAGTAACTCATCCAACTACAcgaaaacaaacagaattatgactttaaacatgtttataaaCTGACGTTACTGTGCCTCAGTCTGGAGGTTCTGGCAAACGGACCGGCGCCACCGTCAGCTTCCACAACATAcattacaaagtgacacaggGAGGAGGCTGTTTATGCCTGAGGAAGAAGACGACCAAAGACATTCTCATCGACCTCAAGTGAGTCGCGagtttaaatattaatacaattcgaaattaatgtaatatttaatacaTAAAATGGCAACGTGACTGCGGGTCTGAGTCGTGTTCAGTGAGCTGAAGCCGCACGTGCGCGGttattgtgtcctgtgtgtttatgtacgtGCCGTTAGGAGGCAACCTGACCCGACtggatcaaacacacacacatacacacgccaGGAGGCGGAGGAAGGAAGTTTGCTTTGTCAGGAGACTCGGCTTCAGTCTGAACAATGAGTCTCAGCGTGaagcaacaaacaacacacacacacacacacacaggaagcccGAAATGTGACATTCTGAGAAAAATCTGGGTGTAAAATTCACGGAAACACAACCTCAACCAAGCTCAGTCATTGGCCGTGCTAACATGCTAGCAGTCACGggcagaagaggaagacgacgacgacggcggTGATGTAACGGGGAAGTTCAGCCTTGTCATGGTTTAAATCACGACTCATCACTTCACAAGAAAGCAGAAGATGCCGCATGCTGTTTTACACGCCCCCACAATTTCACATCTTCCAAACAGACTCTTTTAAACCGACGCTAACGTCAATGTGCTACCTGCTGACTCATTGTCCGCTAACATGGCCGCAGATTTTAGGGCCAGGATGttgaaaacacagcaaaatatGAGCCGTGAGCCAAAATCACAACCCGTACAGTCGTATCCTAATAAAACCTCCAAACTGCAAAGAGCCGTGTTGATGCGTATCATTTTGAAGTGGTTATACGTAAATCCGTATACCTGCGTATCACATAGGGTCCcgcaaagccacagctgccctaaattaacagcattggtaattatcaaaatttTTTCTAcaccagtgtgtaactttaaccaaaatgatattttttgtgCTAAAGCGCTAAAAAAATTTATATATTATCCAAATGTACTCTTTCacaaaaaatagtaaagcataTTATTTACTAATTTGgtaaataaattacataattTAGTAAATAACTATGATTGATGATTACTTGATTCAATCATAGTTATTTactgtgaacagaaacattagttttagtggttgaatttgggtataaaaaagGTCAGTCATAGGTGTGTCCCCTAGTGTCCCTATGACAACAATCTGCTGTGGCTGAATAGTTATGAAAGCAGTTATAACACAGGGACAATTATGGTTATGTTAGCTTGATAACCTCTGACCGAATAGTGCCAACTTCAGGTCACAGGTCTTTTACCATAAACCTGTAAAAATATCCTGCGCGACTTTATCGCTAACTAATGCTAAACTTTGAAATCCCACGTGCTTCAGCTGTTTCAATGTCAATGTCACATACATAAATACTGTTGAATGAATGAGGTTACATGATTGTTGTGAAAAGTGCAGTGCATTGAGTTTACACTGGGCGGTATCTGCGGTATTTTATGGTTCTTTTTCAATCATTGACCAGTGCGAGTCAAAGTTGAAGGTTTTATAGAATGTTTATTGATCCATTCCTGTGAGAACGTTGTTTGACtgatcttgttttttctttaaatttagAATCATGAGCATGAGTTTCTGCGTTGTTTTGTCACACTGTTATTATGAGGCATCAGAGGTTCCCCAGCCCGTCAAGACACAATCAGGACGACTGCCCCGCCCCCTGCTGTTCACATGCTGTTCTCGCGTGTGTCGTCCGTCCTTGATcaggacaaacacagtgttCTTGGAAGACGcagctgctttattttttatctccTCTCAGTTtattaaacacagtgtgtgttttactcGTTGGTTAGGGCTATGGaattgtttgtgggcgggccttaggaagttGCCTACTGATTGGCTACGGAGAAAAGTGCTGCATCATGGTTGCACTGCAAGTGCATGATACTAGCTGAGTCATGATCTGATGTGTTGGACAATTTTTGTCTTAGAGCtagaccaaaaaaataaatcctttcAGTTCCTCAaacatgtgaaaatgaacatAAGTGTAACCGCTGAGTCATATCATAAACTACTATAGAACCAAGACAAGTagttgttagcttagcttacTACAGACAGGGAATGAGGGAATAATAGTTAGCATGGTTCTGTCAAGAGGTTAAAAGACGTTGCACTTCTGCAAGCTAAGCTaacatgactctctctctctctctctctctctccctcagtggGATCATGAAGCCTGGGCTCAACGCCATCATGGGGGCGACAGGAAGCGGCAAGTCATCGTGAGTGTTGCACCACAAAGTTCCACCAGGTGGCATACAGACATGCAGACATAAACATGGCAGAAGAGGGATACTGCTGCTGTTAGGGTTAGACAACCAGGAATGGGTTCACAATCTTGGTTTTGATTGGTTGGGTTCATACGTATTGTTGCCAGTCCAccaaacaagaacaagaacaagaatcCGTGCCACTGTGATTGATAATCCAACATGGTGACCGtcatgaaagacaaaaatatcatttagTCTGATAGTCTGCATAAGATGTTGAATAATCCCAATCTTGCTAACCCCATATTTTATCCAGGTTCCTGGACATCCTGGCAGCCAGGAAGGATCCGCGAGGTCTCTCCGGAGAAGTCCTGATCGACGGCGCTCCTCAGCCGCCGAACTTCAAGTGTCTTTCGGGATACGTGGTGCAGGTGCGTGAGACAGAAGTAACATTCTGTTAACTTCAAATGACCAAggacggggggggggaggggttacagcagcagtggatctcACAAAAGTCGTCGGTTTCTTATCCGCAGGATGACGTGGTGATGGGAACTCTGACGGTCAGAGAAAACTTCAGCTTCTCGGCGGCGCTGCGTCTCCCGTCGAGCATCTCTCCACAAGAGAGAGGTCAAAAAGTGAACAAACTGATCGAGGAGCTGGGACTGACCCGGGTGGCCGACTCCAGggtgaggagcaggaggcgaaaataaacaaacaaataaaaaatgtaataaataaataaacaataatgtgtatctgtgtatgtgtgtggtagGTCGGAACTCAGCTGATTCGCGGGATCTCCGGTGGCGAGCGTAAGAGGACAAACATCGGCATGGAGCTGATCATCGACCCGTCCGTCCTCTTCCTGGACGAACCGACCACGGGCCTCGACGCCAGCACGGCaaactctgtgctgctgctgctcaagaGGTGACGCATATGAATGTTTGTCGAAGCAGAACAAAGCTGTGAACACAATGTTTGCGTACTGTAAGAAGTTAGCAATTAGGGGTTTCCACACGGTTGATGTAGTAGTTAGCActcaagggcctttctgcatggagtgaaTGTTCACGCTaggtgtgtgggttttctcagggttcttcggtttccttccacagtccaaaaacatgcaaaagtgggattaggtaaattggctTGCTTTTGGTGGGAAAGACAGCTTGTGTAAATACATAAACTGTGAATTTTGTGTTTCCGTCTGTCCAGGATGGCGACTCACGGACGCACCATCATCCTGTCCATCCACCAGCCTCGCTACGGCATCTTCCGTCTGTTCGACAGCCTCACGCTGCTCGTCACCGGCAAACAGGTTCACTCACCTCCTGtccgctctgtgtgtgtttttggacgaGACCAGACGATAACGATGTCTTTCATGCTGACAGGTTTTCCATGGACCGGCTCAGAACGCGCTGCAGTACTTCGAGGACATCGGTGGGAACTCGCGTTAATGCAAACATactgtgacacaacacaacGCTAATGTCGCGATAAATTAACAGCGCCAATAATAATCAAACTCCATTTCCCAGGATTCAGCTGTGAGCCTCACAACAACCCCGCTGACTTCTTCCTCGACGTCATCAACGGAGACTCGACCGCCATCCTCACCAGCGACTTGGACAGAGGTTCGTAACTATGACGACCACACAGGACAAAGTGTCCATCGTTAAAGGTGGTGTTTGGTGTTTGGTGATAAATTTGGGTGTTTAATCTTTGTCCAGATCCAGACTCGGTGTCCAAGTCCAAAAAAGGGATAGAGGACAAACTGGTGGAGGAGTACAGGAGCTGTCAGTACTACAAGGAGACCAGAGCAGAGCTGGGTGAGTCAAGTTATCTGGTTACATGAGGAACTGACACATCTGTCAAATGTGTCACAGCTGATTAGTGTTTGATCTTACTTCCTGTCATAATTCAACCTAAAAACCAAGTGTTCCTTTGTCGCCCCCTGTCTGTCAGAGAGGATAATTGAGGGGAAGAAGACAAGCGCCAACCCTAGCTCCAGGACCATCACGTACACCACGGGCTTCCTGACCCAGTTCAAGTGGGTTATGAAGAGAACCTTCAAGAACATGGCGCTAAACCCTCAGACGTCCATCGCTCAGGTAACAACACCCGCGTAAATGTCAGCACAACGGCAACTGCTGCTGCCCTAGTGGCCATCACGGGAACTGCAGCCTCTGATGACAGTGTTGTTACTGCGTCCAGGTCTGCGTGACAATTTTCCTCGCTCTGATCGTTGGAGCCATTTTCTTTGGCGTTGAAGACACTCAGAGTGGAATGCAGAACAGGTattctatttttctttcctAATCTACTTTATTCTATTTTTGCTTGACTATATTCTAGTCTTTATTCTATTTTACTCACTATACTATACTTCAGTTTTACTTAATTATATTCTCTTCTATtatattcagtttttctttattctattccattctatttttctttattctatTATAGTCTGCTAAATTCTATTATGTTCTATTCTATGATTATCGTACAGTATGTCGTCATCATATTATGATCACGCGTTATTGTCTTTGGTTCcgtgtcatgtgacagtgtggagatgagatgtttgtgtgtcactgtgtgtccaGGTTGGGCGCACTCTTCTTCATCACGGTCAACCAGTGTTTTAGTACGGTGTCTGCAGCGGAGCTCTTCATCACTGAGAGGAAGCTCTTCATGTgagacacacgcacgcacacacacttttttttttacatgttaatTTATGTGCTATATAGTACTTTTATAGACATAACATTCTGAAAGGGTTGCTACTGTAGTGTCCGGTGTATTGATGTACCTTGATGTACCAGATTTTGGTAATCAGTTGTATGCTCGCTTCTTTGACTCCAGACTTTATGCTAAGCTATCGCTAACTTCATGAGATTACTACTGAGCTCACTGATATAGTgttacatttcattgttttctccATAGTTCCAATCAGGTACATCAAATTCATTGTTCGGATTTTGGAAAGCAGTTGCATGCTAGCTTCTATGCTAAGCTAGACTCACTGCACGATGTACAGTTACATTTCACCGTCATTGTTTTCTCTATAGTTCTGAACAGATTTATTGATCATATTTTGCATGCTAGCTTCTTTGACTCCAGactttatgctaagctaggctaactgCATGAGGTAAATATtgagcttgttttgtgtttatgagGGCAGTGTCAGGAAGTCTAGTGTTacatttcactgtcactgtttcttGATCGAGCTATggcttctctgtctttctccagTCACGAGTACATCAGCGGTTACTACAGACTGTCCGTCTACTTCCTGTCCAAGATCCTGTCGGACATCATCACGCTGCGAACCATACCTGCAATCGTCTTCAGCTGCGTGTCGTACTACATGATTGGTGAATAATTTCCCGACTTTTGTTCTCTGCTATTGCTTATTCCTCCACATTCATCCATATTTTGTTAAGTCTATGTGGTGCCAACAGTCCTCTTacattgtgcgtgtgtgtaggtCTGAAGCCCACGGTCGAggccttcttcctcttcatgttCACCGTCATGCTCATCGCCTACACCGCCACCTCCATGGTTTTCGCCATCTCGTCCGACCAGACGGTGGTGGCCATCGCCAACATCTTCTTGACCATCAGCTTTGTCTTCATGATGGTGAACTTAATAATTCCCATTACTTTCTGTTGCCGTGCTGGGGTTGGGGCCACTATTAATTCTCAACGATTTCACAGTATAGTCGTGATCTGAGGGAGAACTGGACCATTCTTGAACCGGAATCTATTTTCCGGCCAGGAAATTCCAGGACTggtcaaagagagagaaagaaaggacacTCCTATTGTCCTGCTAGACAGCTGTATATACATGTCCCTTCCTTTTTttaggtaaaaaataaataaataaaaaggaaaatgagcGTAAAAGAGTGGGGAACCTATGATTGAGCTTTGGGGAACACCACAATTCAACTTTTTAATGAATATCCATCAATGTTTACAAGAGAAttgtttttcagatttaaagatttacctcgttaaaaaaataatatttgtctGTTATTCCACAAAGATCTTTGCAGGTCTGTTGGTGAACCTTCCCTCCATCGTCAGCTGGCTCGCCTGGTTAAAGTACTTAAGTATCCCACGATATGGCCTAAGTGTAcgtatacacactcacactcacacacacacacacacacacacacacacagagattgtacagctattcttctaaggatactgcattgacttccattcacaaAGCCTTATCACCACATATAAGTACACACACTGGTGTTGTGttgatggtgtgtttgtgttttttttttcaggctcTGCAGGTGAACGAGTTCACTGGTCTGACCTTCTGTCACGGGTTAAACATCAGCGTTGTTCCACCTGGACTGGCGTAAGATTCCCACACagattttgattgttttataaGAACCACAGAGTCAGTGTTGACGTGTTAATGTCTCCACCTGCTGGACACTTTGACGCATTGACAGTGAGTGTGACCTGCTGTGATTAATCATTAACCTGTTCGGGTTCTTTGTTGAAATGTAAAACTTAACAGCGCGATAATTAACGGTCGACATATTTACATCGTGAGCTAATCGGACCTGAATTGTTGCACGACCCAGTTTTTTTTACGTGCAGTTAGTTAGTTTGAAACTGTGTTTGCAGTTTGTTAGGTTGAGTAAATAACTTTGTTTCATAGCACGTAGCAGTGTTTTTACAAGGCAGCAATAGAAGAGAGAACAGATTCATCATCGAACCAGAGTTGTAcattttaagattaaaatgaaaataggtAAATTcttcattttactttttgatAAACATTTGAAGCACCAGTTTAATATCACTGTATAACATTACAGTTTATAAAACTGTGTAACTTCGCGTAAAATTACTTAATACGTAACATTAC
The nucleotide sequence above comes from Solea senegalensis isolate Sse05_10M linkage group LG3, IFAPA_SoseM_1, whole genome shotgun sequence. Encoded proteins:
- the LOC122767198 gene encoding broad substrate specificity ATP-binding cassette transporter ABCG2-like, with protein sequence MSNVQLQMDSRQTGHSKQKSGGSGKRTGATVSFHNIHYKVTQGGGCLCLRKKTTKDILIDLNGIMKPGLNAIMGATGSGKSSFLDILAARKDPRGLSGEVLIDGAPQPPNFKCLSGYVVQDDVVMGTLTVRENFSFSAALRLPSSISPQERGQKVNKLIEELGLTRVADSRVGTQLIRGISGGERKRTNIGMELIIDPSVLFLDEPTTGLDASTANSVLLLLKRMATHGRTIILSIHQPRYGIFRLFDSLTLLVTGKQVFHGPAQNALQYFEDIGFSCEPHNNPADFFLDVINGDSTAILTSDLDRDPDSVSKSKKGIEDKLVEEYRSCQYYKETRAELERIIEGKKTSANPSSRTITYTTGFLTQFKWVMKRTFKNMALNPQTSIAQVCVTIFLALIVGAIFFGVEDTQSGMQNRLGALFFITVNQCFSTVSAAELFITERKLFIHEYISGYYRLSVYFLSKILSDIITLRTIPAIVFSCVSYYMIGLKPTVEAFFLFMFTVMLIAYTATSMVFAISSDQTVVAIANIFLTISFVFMMIFAGLLVNLPSIVSWLAWLKYLSIPRYGLSALQVNEFTGLTFCHGLNISVVPPGLACTGEEFMTAQGVDYSTWGFWQNHMALGIMTICFLSITYIKLRFIRKFS